The region CTATTTCCCTTTTACCTCCCAAGCCCCGCCCTTATCCCCGCCTATCCTCTTCAATCTCCCTGCTTTTTTCAGCGCAGAAATCTGTTTTTCAACACCACGGCTTGTCATGCCAAGTATTTCAGCGGCTTGCGCGGCTGACATCTTTGGATTCTTACGAAACAGGGCAAGTATTTTCTCCGAACTTTTCTCCGAACTTTTCTCCGAACTTTTTATTACCGTATTTTCAGTTGCCTTAAGCTGTATTTTCAAGCCTTCACAAAAGTATTCAATCCACCGTGTTAAATCCGGCGCTCCGCCCGTATCCCTTGCAGACTGAATTGCATTATAATATTTAAGCCTGTTTTTATCGTAGTATTCGGATAATGTAAATAGCCTGTTAAAATCATATCCGGCAGAGAATAAAATAAGCATCGACAGAATCCTTGCCGCTCTGCCATTACCATCCCTGAACGGGTGTATATGTACAAGCCAGAACTGCGCAATAGCGGATTTTACAACCGGGTGTAGTTCATCTTTTTTTGACAGCCACAGAGAAAAATCCTTCATAAGCGCCGGTACTTTATCAGGCGGCGGCGGAGT is a window of Candidatus Goldiibacteriota bacterium DNA encoding:
- a CDS encoding Fic family protein produces the protein MRFDFEITQKTLKSIAEIERVKGVLEAISINQAGLDRLRKQSAATESHYSTHIEGTTLTLKQSENILLRNNPKGTRKDDALELINYMKAFNLASKTGRVRIGETDIKKYHSILVKGVRGEEASPGKYRIKQNYVVNSATGDVIYTPPPPDKVPALMKDFSLWLSKKDELHPVVKSAIAQFWLVHIHPFRDGNGRAARILSMLILFSAGYDFNRLFTLSEYYDKNRLKYYNAIQSARDTGGAPDLTRWIEYFCEGLKIQLKATENTVIKSSEKSSEKSSEKILALFRKNPKMSAAQAAEILGMTSRGVEKQISALKKAGRLKRIGGDKGGAWEVKGK